GCAAGCTGCCCACCGGCTGCCGCCTCGCCACTGATGCGGCGGGTCGGCTCGTGGTGCTCTTCGGCTCCGACTGGGAGCTCAAATACTTCAGCGAACGGAATCCGGGCGTGCGCCTCCTGAAGTTATCCACCGACCTCCATCGGGATGACGCCACAGGCGAGGACTGAGAACACAGGCGCGTGAAAATAACCGTCTCGGTTTTTCACGCGCGCATTCAGGATACAGGAGTCAGCAGTCAAAATGAGAGCGACGGTGACACCGTGGTCATCCACACCTCGCTGGCTGGCCGCGCGCGAGCGCGACTGCGGCGCGGCCGTCTATGTGTCCGATACGGCGCGGATGGCAGCCGTCATCGCGCTCGCGGAGGACAACGTCCGGCACGGCGGCGGGCCGTTTGGCGCGGCGGTCTTTGATTGCGCCGGCGGCCGTTGCGTGGCCGTCGGGGTGAACCGCGTGGTTGCCGGCCGGTGCTCCCACCTCCATGCCGAGATGGTGGCGCTGGCACGCGCCCAGCAGGCGCTGGGCACGCACGACCTCGCAACAGTCGGTCGATTCGTCCTCTTCACCAGCGTCGAACCGTGCGCCATGTGCCTCGGCGCCGTCGTCTGGTCGGGCGTCGCCCGCCTCGTCTGCGGCGCGACCGGGGCCGACGCCGAGGCGGTCGGCTTTGACGAAGGCCCGAAACCCGCCGACTGGATTAGCGCGCTCGCGCAGCGCGGCATCCGCGTCCGCCGCCAGCTCCTGCGCCCCCGCGCCCGCGCCGTTCTGCGCGCCTATGCCGCCGCAGGAGGGTGGATCTATAACCCCCAACGGGGCAGCAGCCTGTGAGACTGGAGAGGCTATCGGTTATGCAATCACCCTCACATACTCACACACTCACACACTCACATTCTTCTCC
This genomic interval from Lentisphaerota bacterium contains the following:
- a CDS encoding nucleoside deaminase, yielding MRATVTPWSSTPRWLAARERDCGAAVYVSDTARMAAVIALAEDNVRHGGGPFGAAVFDCAGGRCVAVGVNRVVAGRCSHLHAEMVALARAQQALGTHDLATVGRFVLFTSVEPCAMCLGAVVWSGVARLVCGATGADAEAVGFDEGPKPADWISALAQRGIRVRRQLLRPRARAVLRAYAAAGGWIYNPQRGSSL